Within the Candidatus Dormiibacterota bacterium genome, the region GCAGGCTCTGCAGCATAGCCGGTACTGCGACGCCAGCTCAGGCTTCTAAGGCGCCATCCTGAGCGTGTCGAAGGATGTCGCCCAAGCTTTGCGCTCGGCGAGTTCGCGGCTCTCCGGAGCGTCGCCGTCCTCCGGCGCCGACGCAGCGCTGCTGCTCGCGTATACGCTGGAGCACGACCGCGCCTGGCTCATCGCTCATGGCGACGAGCCGCTTTCGGCCGCCGATTTGCAGCGTTTCGAAGCGCTCGTCGAGCGTCGCGCGCTCGGAGAGCCTGTCGCATATCTCATCGGTACGGCATGGTTCTGCGGGCGGCCCTTCAAGGTGAGCCCGGCGGTGCTCGTCCCGCGACCGGAGACGGAGCACGTCGTCGAAGCGGCCCTCGAGCACCTGCGCAGCTATGCGAAGCCGGTCATCCTCGACGTGGGCACGGGAAGCGGCGCGATCGCGTGCACGCTCGCCGCGGAGCTGCGTGGAGCGGTTGTCTACGCGACCGAGCGCAGCACGGACGCGCTTGCCGTTGCCGAACGCAACGCTCGTGCCCTGCGCCATCCCGACCCTGTCGCGTGTCATCCTGAGCTTGTCGAAGGACGCCTCCGGTTCGAGCTCGCGGATCTTCTGCCGCGGGACGAAAAGCTGCGCTTCGATTGCGTCGTCGCGAACCTGCCGTACGTTCCCACCGCGCAACTCCCTCGGAGACCCGAGCCTGCGGCTTTCGAGCCGCGAGAGGCGCTCGATGGCGGGTCCGACGGATTGCGCGAATACCGCCGTCTCCTGGCGCGCCTACCGGGGCGCCTCAACGACGGCGCAGTTGTGCTTCTGGAGGCCGCGCCGCCATCGATCGCGGCGCTGCGCGATCTCGCCGCGGCGGCGTTTCCGAGCGCACGCGTCGGCGTCGGTCCCGATTATGCTGGGCTCGAGCGCTACATTCGGCTTGTCATTCCCTTCGATTTGCCAAAGAAGACAAAGGTTCGATAACCGCCCGCGCTGAACACAGCAATCCCGAGTGGCCAAGTACATTTTCTTTACCGGGGGCGTGGCCAGTTCGCTCGGAAAGGGCATCACGGCCGCATCGCTCGGGCGCCTGTTGAAGGCCCGCGGCATCAGCGTCTCGATTCAAAAACTCGATCCCTACATCAACGTCGACGCCGGCACGATGAACCCGTATCAACACGGGGAGGTCTTCGTTACCGAGGACGGCGCAGAGACCGATCTCGATCTGGGTCACTACGAGCGTTTCATCGACGAGAACCTCACGCGTGCCAACAACGTGACGACCGGGCAAATCTACAAGGCCGTCATCGAGAAGGAACGCCGCGGCGAATATCTCGGCGCGACGGTACAAGTCATTCCCCATATCACGAACGAAATCAAGGCGCACGTGAAGCGCGTCGCCGAGGCAAGCCGCGCCGAGGTCTGCATCGTCGAGGTCGGCGGGACGGTCGGTGACATCGAGTCGCTACCGTTCTTGGAAGCGATCCGTCAAATGCGCTACGATGTCGGCGACGAGAACGTCATGTACGCGCACCTGACCCTCGTTCCCCACCTCGGTGCCCCCGACGAGCTCAAGACGAAGCCGACCCAGCACTCCGTGCGCGAGCTGCGCGGCATCGGCATCCTCCCCGACGCGATCGTCTGCCGAACGCAGACCTCCGGTCCGATGCCGATCGAGCTGAAGGAAAAGATCGCGCTCTTCTGCGATGTCGCTCGCTCCGCGGTCGTGCAGAACAACGACGCGCCGACGATCTATGCCGTACCGTTGAACTTGGAGAAAGAAGGCCTCGCCGATGCGGCGGTGCGCAAGCTTCATCTCGATACGCGGGCGCCGCACTTGGAGGAATGGGAGGCGATCGTCGAGCGTATCTTGCATCCGGAGCGCCGCGTCACGATTGCCATCGTCGGGAAGTACGTCGAGCTCAAGGACGCCTACATGTCCATCAACGAAGCGCTCTACCATTCCGGCGCCGCGCACGATGCGGGGGTCGACATTAAGCGCATCGATTCAGAGGACATAGAAAGCGACGGCGTGGAGCTTTTGCGCGGCGTCGACGGCATTCTCGTCGCGCCGGGCTTCGGCTCGCGCGGGGTCAAGGGCAAGCTGCTCGCGATCCGGCATGCGCGCGAACGCAAGATCCCATTTCTCGGAATCTGCTACGGCATGCAGCTGGCCTGCATCGAGTTCGCGCGCAGCGTCTGCGGGCTTCCCGACGCGATGACGACCGAGGTCGACGAGACTTCGGCGGACCCGGTAATCGATTTCATGCCCGATCAGCGTAATCTCGAAATGTACGGCGGAACCATGCGTCTGGGAAACTACGCGTGCACGCTCGTCCCGAATTCGCATGCGGCGCGCGCTTACGGCGAGCTCGAGATCGGCGAGCGCCACCGCCACCGGTACGAGTTCAACAACCGCTACGCGCCGATCTTCGAAGAGCACGGCATGCTCTTCACCGGTTTTCACACCGTCGGCAAAACGCAGCTGGTCGAAGTCATCGAGCTTCCCGAGGCGATGCACCCGTGGTTCGTCGGCACGCAGGCGCACCCGGAGTTCAAATCGCGCCCCAATCGCCCCTCGCCGCTCTACCGCGACTTTGTGGGCGCCGCGCTCGGGCGCACGCATCATGGGCGTAGCGATAGCGGTGTCACCGTGAGCACCTCGACAGCTACGCAGCGCCCCTGAACCCGTACGACATCACCGCCGTTATCCTCGCTCGTGACGAAGAGCGCAATCTTCCCCGCGCGTTGACGAGCCTGCCGCGCGGTATGCAGGTGCTCGTGATCGACGCGCGCTCGCGCGATCGAACGGTCGAGTTTGCCCGTGCCGCGGGCGCGCAGGTCATCGAACGAGATTGGACGGGCTTTCTCGACACGCGTCGTATTGCGGCGTCGAACGTTGCGACGCCGTGGACCTTCATGATCGACGCCGACGAAGCGCTCGACGACGCGCTGCGCGACGCAATCCTCTGCGCAGACGGCGACGTCGACGGCTACATCGTGCGCCGCTCGACGTATTATTGTGGAAAGGCCCTGCGCATGTGGAAAAACGAGCCTCTCGTGCGCCTCTTTCGTACCGGGCGCGCGCTTTTGAAAGGGAGCTGCGCCGCGGGCGGCAGCGCTCAGGTGCACGAACGCTGGGTCTGTGAAGGCCCGGTCGCTGAGCTGCGTGGAACCTTGCTGCACTATTCTTATGCAGATGCCGCTTCGTACCGCGCGAAGTTCGAGCGCTATACGGATCTCGAAGCCGCCGCACTGCATGCTTCGCCCCTGCGCACCGCGCAAGAATGGTTACTCGTGTGGCCGCGCTGGCTACGCCTGTTGCTCCTGAAAGGCGCGCTTCTCGACGGCGGCCGCGGCATCGCCGCCGCGTATTGGTCGGCGCGCTACCGGTACGTGGCGTGCCGCAAAGCGCGATGAAGCGTGTCGGGCTCGACGCTCGGCTCTCGCGGCAGATGTCCGTCGGCATGAAACTCTACGCGCGCGAGATGTGTGCGAAGCTTCCCCTGGTGGCACCCGAGTTTGCGTACGCGACGTTCTCGCAGGGAGGAAACTTCGACTGGAGCGAACAGGTCGCGCTGCCGCTCGCCATCGCGAAGGCAGGCGTCGACCTCGTTCATTTTCTTTCACAATACACGCCGCTCGTCGTGCCAGTACGCTCCATCGTCACTCTGCACGACGTCATCCACCTCTGCTTTCCGCAGCATTTCAAGCGTAAAGCGGCGTGGTATTATCGCTTCGTCGTGCGGCGAGCCTGTGCGCGCGCGGCACGCGTCATAACGGCGGACGAGCGCACCGTGGACGACATCGAGCGTTTTCTCGGCGTCGACCACGCGAAGATTCGCGTCGTTGCCCTCGGTGTCGATCCGCAGCTCTTTGCGCCGGCTCCAGGCGCCGACGCGCACGCAGGAGAACGCCCGTACTTTCTGTACGTCGGGAATCATCGCAGGCACAAAGACTTGGCGACGCTGCTCGAGGCCTGGTGCTCTCTTCCGGAGCGTTACGAGGTGGATCTCTACATGAGCGGCCCGGATGACTTTGGCGGCGCTCTAGAGCGTGCGTCGACGAAGCGGCGACACGCGCGCGTTCTCGGAGAGCTCTCCGTGCCCGAGCTCGCGGCGTACTATCGCGGAGCGAGCGCCCTCGTGCACCCCGCTCTGCGCGAAGGCTTTGGCCTGACGTTGCTCGAGGCGATGGCCGCGGGAACGCCGGTCGTCGTCTGCGCGGATGCCGTGCCCGCCGTGCTGGAAGACGCGGTGCTGACCTTTCGGGCCAGAGACGTGCGCATGCTTGCGGAATGCCTTGCCGCCGTTCTGGACGACCAGGGGCTGCGCGCCCGGCTCGTCAATCATGGGCAGATGCTCGCACGGAAGTTCACGTGGGATCGGTGCGCGCGCGCAACCGCCGATGTCTATCGCGAGGTGCTCGCATGATTTGGCGCGCCGCGCTCCTCGTCGCAGCCGTGCTCGCTCTGACCGCCGTGCACCGCGCCGCCCCGGCACCGGAGATCGGCATCGTCATCAATGGAGAGACGCTGCCGCTCGAGCCGCCGCCGCTTTTGATCCGTGGGATCCTGCTCGTTCCGGTGCAACGCACGGTACACGCTCTAGGACTCGATTTCAGCACCCTCGGCTCGAGCATGATCACGCACGTGGGCGAGAAGACGGTCGTGTTGCGCGACGGCAGCCGCATTGCCACGGTCGACGGCGCGCGCGTGTTGTTAGATGCGCCGGCGACGCGCCGTAACGGCGTCTTTTACGCGCCGTTGCGTTTCTTCACGTCGGTGCTCGGTGCCGAGGCGACCTTCAATCGCCGCGAGCACGTCGTCTCGATCGTCTCGCAGCTCGTCGGCCGGTCCGGACTCGGCGACTTCACCGTCGGCAACCGCACGGTCAACGTCGGAACCGTAACGGCGGTCGACGTCGACTCCGCGCCGCCGACCGTGACCCTTTCCTTCAATGGGTCCGTTCGCACGATTCCGATTTCGAACAACGCGCTGATCACGATGCATGACGTAGGCGTCGACATCGACATCCCCGGCGAGCTCACCGACATCCGGCCCGGAGACTATGCCGAGATCGCCATGCGCTCGGACGGCACCGTGACGTCGGTCGTCGACGAATACGGTTCTCGGTACGGCGTGGTCGCGGTCGTGAACCCAAACGAGCTCTTGATGCAAGATGGCCACGTTATCGCGCCCGATCGCGATACCGAGGTATCGTTGAACGGAAAGCCGGCGTCGTTCGGCGATCTCGTCGCCGGCGATCGCGTGACGGTGCGGTACAACGTCGAGACGGGCGAGGTCCGCGAGATCGTCGCCGAGCGCGCGGCAGAGCCGACGAGCGGACAAAGCGGGAGCGCGAACATCAGTGACGTCACGATCGATGCAACGCACCCGCTGCGTGCCGGCGACACGCTGAACGTGACCATGCACGGCGCTCCCGGCGGCGCCGCCACGTTCGACATCGGTGCGTACGTCGCTGGCATCGCGATGACGGAACGCGCACCGGGAACGTACGTTGGAAGCTACGCTATTGCCGCAAACGCGAACTTCGCGGATACGCCGATCGTAGCGCACCTCCAGATGCACGACGGCAGCTCGGTGGAAGCGCGCGCGGCGCAGACGCTCTCCGCGTCGGGTCGGGCACCGGGCATCTCAACGGTCGGACCGAGCGACGGTGCTACCGTGACGCTGAACGCCCCCGCGATCTATGCGACCTTCGTCACCGATGCCGTGCCGGTCAATCCATCGAGCATTCGCTTGGAGGTGAACGGCCGGGACGTAACGCCGGAATGCGTTCGCACGGCGAACTTCATTCAGTACCTGCCCGAGACGGCGTATCGGCGCGGCGCCGTTCGCGTTCGCGTTCGCGTCGCCGACGAAGCGGGAAACACGGCAACCAAGTCCTGGAGCTTCATCATACGATAGGCATGCGATTCGCCCAGCAAGCGTCATCCGAAGTTTGTCGAAGGATGCATCGATGGAGTGCCTTTTCTGTAAGATCGTTGCCGGAGAGATTCCAGCGGACGAGATCTACCGCGACGATGACGCGATTGCCATCGCCGACGTCAACCCGCAGGCCCCGAAGCACGTCTTGGTGCTGCCGCGCAAGCACTACGCGACCGTGGCCGACATTCTCGACGGCGGTGATGAAGCATTGCTCGGGCACGTCGTGGCGGTTGCGACAAAGCTCGCGCGTGACTTCGGTTCCCGCGGGTTCCGGCTCGTGGTGAACACTGGAGTCGAGGGCGGGCAGACCGTCGACCACGTGCACGTGCACGTCCTCGCAGGTCGCCACATGAGCTGGCCGCCCGGATAGCGCACAATTGACGCTCCCCCGGCCCTGTGATAAGGTACGCAGGGCTCATATGCCGGGAAAGGGGGTTGAATAATGGAAGTCCGCATCGCGCCGGGTGAATCGATTGAGAGCGCCCTGCGGCGCTTCAAGAAGGCCACCCAGAAAGCCGGCATCCTCGCCGAGGCTCGCAAACACGAGCATTACGAGAAGCCGAGTGTGCGCCGAAAAAAGAAGTCAGCCGCCGCTCGCAAGCGTCGCGTCTGAGTTATCTCCGATGGGCTTGCTGAAGGATCGCTTCGCCTCTGACTTGCGTGAGGCGATGAAAGCGCGCGACCAGCTCCGAGCCGATACGCTGCGCTCTGCGATCTCCGGCTTCACGTACAAGCGTGGCGAGACGGGCAGGGAGCCGACCGATGCGGAGGAGCTCGACGTCGTCCGCAGGCTCGTGAAGCAGCGCGCCGACTCGATCGAGGAGTTCGAGAAGGCGGGCCGGACCGAGCTCGCGCAGAAGGAGCGCGCCGAACGCGAGGTGCTTCTGGCGTACTTGCCGCAGCAGAAATCTGCGGATGAGGTGCGCGCGATCGTCGCGACGGCGATGGCAACCTTGCCTGCCGGCGAGCGCAATCAAGGTGCCGTCATGAAGGCGGTGATGCCGCAGCTGCGCGGCCTCGCAGATGGAAAGCTCGTCGCCGAGATCGTCCAGGAGGCGCTGAAGGCCCGCGAAAGCAAGTAGTCCCTCACGAAGATGAAGGCGGTTCGCCTGCGAGCCGGGATATGGCTCGGACTCCTCTTGTGTGGGATTGCGTCGCTTTGCGCGCAAGCCGTTTCGGCCCCGGCGTCGGCCCCGATCGTCGTTATTCCCATCCACGGAACGGTGGACGATGGGATGGCACATCTCGTGCAGCGCTCCGTCGCGGAGGCGAACGGCGAGCACGCGGCGGCGATCGTGCTCGACGTCGACAGCCCAGGCGGCCTCGTCTCGTCGGTCTTCGATATCGAGGACGCACTGCGCTCCGCACAGGTTCCGGTGATCGCGTATGTCAGCGAGCGCGCGTACTCGGCGGCGGCGCTCATCACGCTCTCGGCGCAGCGGATCATCATGGCGCCGGGCGCCTCGATCGGCGCAGCGGAGCCGATTCCGAACACGCCCAAGGAAGTTTCGGCACTGACCGCCGAGTTCGAGTCGACGGCACAGCGCAATCATCACAACCCGACGATCGCGGGCGCGATGGTCAATCGCAGCATCGCGATCCCTGGGCTTAAAGCAGCCGGAACGATCCTGACGCTGAACACGGTGCAGGCGTTGCGCTATCACGTTGCCATCGCCGTCGAGCCGTCGCTCGACGCCGCGCTTGCGGCCGTGCATTTGAACGCGAACTCGCGTCTGCACGAGCACTTGACGTGGGCGGAGCGCCTCGCACGTTTTGCGACCGACCCGACCGTAAGTGGCCTGCTGCTCTCCATCGGCATGCTCGGCATCATGGTGGAACTCTACACGCTGCACGGCATAGCCGGGCTCATCGCGATCATCGCGTTCGGACTCTTCTTCGGAACGCACGTCTACGCAGGATTTTCGAACTGGGGCGTTGTCGCGCTCGCCGTGCTTGGGTTCATCGGCATCCTTTGGGAGCTACACGTCGTGCCGGGGCACACGTTTCCCGGTGTCTTGGGGGGCATCGCGCTCGTCGCGGCGGTCGTATTGGCCTTCGGCATTCCAAACATCGCGGTGGCCTTCGAGACGTTGGCGGCCGCCATCGCGCTGACGATCGTCGTCTTTCTGCTCCTGCTGCGCGTGCTGCCGGAGAACGCATGGATGCATCGTCTCGCGCTCACGTACGCGCAGGGGAGCGATTACGTTTCAAGTCGCGATTTCGGCGACCTCAAAGGTCGCACTGGAATCGCCGCCTCACAGCTTCGCCCCGCGGGCGTCGCCTCCATCGACGGCCGCCGTATCGACGTTCTCACCGAGGGTGAATACGTCGCGCAGGGTACGCCGATTCGCGTCACGCGCGTCGAAGGCGCGCGCATCTTCGTCGAGCCCGGCTCCGGGCTCGGCCCCACATAAGGAGTTCTTCTCGTGGCACTCGTGACCGGCATCATTGTCCTCTTCGCGATCATCCTCTTCATCATGTTCCTCTACTACTTTCCGCTCGGCTTGTGGATCCGTACGATCGCTGCCGGCGTGCCGATCGGCATCATCACGCTCGTGCGCATGCGCTTGATCGGCATTCCTCCGGGAATCATCGTTACGAACTACGTGCGCGCGCGCAAAGCGGGCTTGAACGTGACGATCGATCCGATGCAGTCGCATTATCTCGCCGGCGGCAACGTGGAGGCGGTCACGCTCGCGATGATCGCAGCGCAGCGCGCCCAGCTCCCGCTGGAGTGGCAGCGCGCAGCCGCCATCAACCTCGCCGGACGCAACGTGCTCGAGGCGGTCCAGACATCGGTCAATCCTAAGGTCATCGAGACGCCGACCTTCCAGGGCGTCGCGCAAAACGGCATTCAGCTTAACGTCAAGGCGCGGGTCACGGTGCGCAGCAACCTCGACCGCTACGTCGGCGGCGCCGGCGAGCTGACCGTCATCGCGCGCGTGGGCGAGGGCGTCGTCGCCGCGGTCGGCGCGGCCGTCGACCACAAAGAGGTGCTCGAGTACCCCGACCGGATCAGCAAGGCCGTGCTCGCGAAGGGGCTCGACGCCGGAACCGCCTTCGAGATCGTCTCGATCGACATCGCGGACGTCGATGTGGGAAAGAACATCGGAGCCGAGCTGCAGACGAGCCAAGCGGAGGCCGACCGGCGCATTGCACAGGCCAAGGCTGCGGAACGGCAGTACGCCGCGCTCGCCGGCGAGCAAGAGCAGAAGGCGCTCACGCAAGCGATGCGCGCCAAGGTTGTCGAGGCGGAAGCATCGATACCGCTCGCGATCGCGGAAGCGTTTCGCAGCGGCAACCTCGGGGTGATGGACTACTATCGTTTGAGGAATATTCAGGCAGACACGGAAATGCGTAGCTCGATCGGCGCGTCGGAGACGCCGCCGCAGTCGGAGGCGACTCAACAGCCGCCTCCGATGACGCCGTAGCGTGAACGTTCAGGATTTCGGCGGTCTGATCTGGGCCGTCTTCATCCTTATCGCTGTGATCTCGTCGGTCGTCCGGAGCGTGAAGCGCACGGCCGGACGCATGGAGCAGAGCTCGCCCGCGCAACCGCCTGCGCCGCCTTTAGCACCTCCGCCGCCTTCGTTGAGGACCGGCGTGTCGAGGGGCGGCTCCAGGCAACGCGTCGTGGTTCCTCTTCCGGTACCGCCGGCAGCGCCCGCACGGGCGCCTGCGCTCGCAACGCTTCTCGTCAGTGCGCCGAGACGGCGCTTGCTTTCGGCGGGAAGCGTCTTCGAACGAGGCTCGCCCGTGGCGCGCGGTATCATCGCACTCGAAGTGCTCGGTCCACCTCGCGCACTGCGCGAGTGGACCTCGATCGTTTGACGTCCCGCAGCATCAGCCTCGAACGCTTGGCGGATCGCGTTCGGCTCTTCGGCGAATACGACGGCAACTTGTCTGCCTTAGAAGAAGGACTCGACGTCCGGCTGCGCACGGAGGACGACCGCCTCGTGCTCAGCGGCGAGCAGCGTAACGTCGAGCGCGCCGCGGATGCGCTCACGAGCATGCTCGAGGCGGCGATGGAGGGAACGCAGATCACGCCGCATGACGTGGCGCTTGCGGTCGCGGACACCGAGCGCGGCGGAGGCCGCGCATTGGCGGCGACGCTGCTGCGCGGGCAGCGGGGCCGCGAGATTCGCCCCCGGACCGCGGGCCAGCGCAGCTTCGTCGAGGCGATCGATGCCAACACGCTGACGGTCGGCATCGGGCCGGCGGGCACCGGGAAGACATTTCTCTCGGTCGTGATGGCCGTGCGTGCGCTCAAAGCGCACGAGGTCGCGCGCGTCGTGCTTTCGCGTCCCGCAATCGAAGCCGGCGAGAAGCTCGGTTTTCTTCCTGGCGATTTCCGCGAAAAGGTCGACCCCTACATGCGCCCGCTCTACGACGCTCTGGGCGAGCTGCTCGACGAGAGCGTCGTCGCGCGTTACATGGAACGCGGCACGATCGAGGTCGCGCCGCTTGCATACATGCGTGGCCGCACGCTCTCGGACGCGTTCGTCATCCTCGACGAGGCACAGAACGCGACGGGCGGCCAGTTGAAGATGTTTCTCACGCGCCTTGGCTCCGGATCGAAGATGGTCGTCGTCGGGGACGTGACGCAGATCGATCTTATCGGCGCCACGAGCGGCCTGCTCGATGCGGCGCAGCGCCTGGCACGCGTCGAAGACGTCGCCGTGATCGAGTTCGGCGAGGGCGACGTGGTACGTCACCCGCTCGTGACGCGCATCGTGCGCGCCTACGGCAACACGTCGCAGTGATCCATTTTCGCAACGACGTGCGGCGCGGCGGTGCCGACGGCCGCTCGCTGAAGGCCGCGGCGCGCCGCCTCATGGAGGCGCTCGGCGAAGAGGGGTCTTCGGTGTCGCTCTCGCTCGTGAACGATGAAACGATGCGCCAGCTCAACCATCGTCACCGCGGCAAAGACGTGCCAACGGATGTCTTGTCCTTCCCCATGAGGGAGAAACATACGCCTGCGCAAGAGTCTTCGGGATATGGCCCTCCCGAAGACATCCTCGGCGACGTCGTCATCAGCGTGGACATGGCGAAGCGTCAAGCCGCCGATTACGGCGCGCCGCTCCAACGCGAGCTCGAGCGGCTGCTGATTCACGGTCTCTTGCATTTGATCGGGCACGACCATCACGCGTCCCGCGAGCGCAACGTCATGGAGGCGGAAGAGCGTCGCTTGGCGCAGTGCATCGGCATGCCGTGGCCCTATCGCGCGAGATGAGGCGCTTCGCCCTATCGTTCACGCACGCGTTCGACGGCATCGTCGCCGCCGCACGCGTTCAACCGAACCTCGTCGTGCACCTGATCGTTGCTGCGACCGCGTTCGTGGTGGCGCTCGCGCTTCACGTCAGCCTGTGGGCCTTCGTCGTCGTCGTCCTGCTCGTCGCGCTCGTGCTCGGTCTGGAGTTGATGAATACCGCGATCGAGGCGCAGGTCGATCTCGCGACGCTCGAGCTGCATCCGGTTGCAAAGCGCGCGAAGGACGCCGCTGCGGGCGCGGTGCTCGTCGCGTCGGTCGGAGCCGTGCTCGCGGGGCTTGCGATCTTCATCTCTGCATGGGTCTCAGGGTACCGGGCGCCGGCAGTTCCCGCGCTCGACGCGCAAACAGTCGTTGCTGCGCTCGGCCTCAGCGCGCTGTTCGCGGTGCTGCTGAAGGCACGATACGGTGCCGCGTTCAGCGGGCGAGCGACCGTTCCGTGGACGATCGCAGCGCTCGTCGCCTTTACGGCGCCGGCGAGCCTGGGCTACTGGCCTGCGTCCGCGGCGATACTCTTCGCTCTCGCGGTGAGCGTGACGCGCCGCCCGCTCGCCGTAGCGATCCTCTCGGGGCCGCTGCTGGGCGCCGGCGCGGCGTGTCTCTGCCTCCTAGCGCACGACCCGCGTATGCTATAATGGCGCAGATTTGAACGGCGAGCCCCCGCTATGACCCACGGCACCGACGCACTCGACGTCGTCGCCCTCGTGGTGCTGATCGTCATGTCCGGGTTCTTCTCGGCGTCCGAGGCTGCGCTGATCTCCGTCTCGCGCTTGCGTGCGCGCACGATGGCCGAACGGCGTCTGCGCGGCGCGAACGACATCGTG harbors:
- a CDS encoding diacylglycerol kinase family protein, with the protein product MRRFALSFTHAFDGIVAAARVQPNLVVHLIVAATAFVVALALHVSLWAFVVVVLLVALVLGLELMNTAIEAQVDLATLELHPVAKRAKDAAAGAVLVASVGAVLAGLAIFISAWVSGYRAPAVPALDAQTVVAALGLSALFAVLLKARYGAAFSGRATVPWTIAALVAFTAPASLGYWPASAAILFALAVSVTRRPLAVAILSGPLLGAGAACLCLLAHDPRML
- the ybeY gene encoding rRNA maturation RNase YbeY, whose product is MIHFRNDVRRGGADGRSLKAAARRLMEALGEEGSSVSLSLVNDETMRQLNHRHRGKDVPTDVLSFPMREKHTPAQESSGYGPPEDILGDVVISVDMAKRQAADYGAPLQRELERLLIHGLLHLIGHDHHASRERNVMEAEERRLAQCIGMPWPYRAR
- a CDS encoding PhoH family protein, with the protein product MTSRSISLERLADRVRLFGEYDGNLSALEEGLDVRLRTEDDRLVLSGEQRNVERAADALTSMLEAAMEGTQITPHDVALAVADTERGGGRALAATLLRGQRGREIRPRTAGQRSFVEAIDANTLTVGIGPAGTGKTFLSVVMAVRALKAHEVARVVLSRPAIEAGEKLGFLPGDFREKVDPYMRPLYDALGELLDESVVARYMERGTIEVAPLAYMRGRTLSDAFVILDEAQNATGGQLKMFLTRLGSGSKMVVVGDVTQIDLIGATSGLLDAAQRLARVEDVAVIEFGEGDVVRHPLVTRIVRAYGNTSQ